One part of the Bacillus sp. FJAT-45350 genome encodes these proteins:
- a CDS encoding chemotaxis protein CheD, producing MNEVVKVGMADLNIAKYPKTIRTSGLGSCVGVVLYDDYSNISGMAHVMLPDSNLGKSGTVNVAKYADTAIVELVNRLERAGLRTRALKAKIAGGAQMFNFSSTNEMMRIGPRNVEAVKEQLKKLRINIVAEDTGGSSGRTIEFNNETKMLNIRTVSQGVKEI from the coding sequence ATGAATGAAGTTGTTAAAGTAGGAATGGCAGACTTAAATATTGCAAAATATCCAAAAACAATTAGAACGTCGGGATTAGGGTCGTGCGTTGGAGTCGTTTTATATGATGATTATTCTAATATTTCAGGAATGGCACATGTTATGTTGCCGGACTCTAATTTAGGTAAATCCGGTACAGTTAATGTTGCTAAATATGCTGATACAGCGATTGTTGAACTTGTGAATAGATTAGAGAGGGCAGGACTACGTACAAGAGCACTCAAAGCAAAAATCGCAGGAGGTGCACAAATGTTTAATTTTTCCTCTACAAATGAAATGATGAGAATTGGACCTAGAAATGTTGAAGCAGTAAAGGAACAGTTGAAGAAACTAAGAATTAACATTGTTGCTGAAGATACAGGTGGAAGTAGTGGACGAACGATTGAATTCAATAATGAAACAAAGATGCTTAATATAAGAACTGTAAGTCAAGGTGTTAAGGAAATATAA
- a CDS encoding MinD/ParA family protein, whose protein sequence is MNDQAESLRRIVDDSSDVPECKVISVVSGKGGVGKSNFSLNFSIGLAQEGKKVILFDLDIGMANVDILMGVSAKYNIVDMIEHEMTIWDIIEEGPENISYISGGSGFTSIFKLSITKFERFIQQIEALQKKYDYIILDMGAGASEDSMQFILSAHETFIVTTPEPTSITDAYAMIKYIHLKDKELPCSLLINRIESAKEGRATAENLQRVAKQFLDKDLNLLGSLPNDKTVVKAVKSQKPFLLLDPKSKSSRSLKEIVKSYLGESQDKANPPNSSFISKFTRFFKER, encoded by the coding sequence ATGAATGATCAAGCAGAAAGCTTAAGAAGAATAGTTGATGATTCAAGTGATGTACCAGAGTGTAAAGTCATCTCTGTAGTTAGTGGAAAAGGAGGCGTTGGCAAGTCAAACTTTTCTTTGAATTTTTCTATCGGTCTTGCTCAAGAGGGAAAGAAAGTTATTTTATTTGATTTAGATATTGGCATGGCTAATGTAGATATATTAATGGGAGTATCAGCTAAATACAATATTGTCGATATGATTGAGCACGAAATGACGATTTGGGATATAATAGAGGAAGGACCGGAAAATATTTCTTATATCTCTGGTGGCTCAGGTTTTACGTCAATTTTTAAGCTTAGCATCACAAAATTTGAACGATTTATACAACAAATAGAAGCCTTACAAAAAAAATATGATTATATTATTCTCGATATGGGAGCAGGAGCTTCTGAAGATAGTATGCAATTCATACTTTCAGCACATGAAACGTTTATTGTAACTACACCTGAGCCTACTTCAATCACAGATGCTTATGCGATGATAAAATATATACACCTTAAAGATAAAGAGCTTCCGTGTTCATTACTTATTAATCGAATTGAATCCGCTAAAGAAGGTCGGGCTACTGCAGAGAATTTACAACGGGTAGCTAAGCAGTTTCTGGATAAAGATCTTAATTTACTAGGGAGTTTACCAAATGATAAGACAGTTGTTAAAGCTGTTAAATCTCAAAAACCATTCCTTTTGTTAGATCCAAAGTCAAAATCTAGTCGATCTTTGAAAGAAATTGTTAAGTCATATTTAGGAGAAAGTCAGGATAAAGCTAATCCTCCTAATTCATCTTTTATCAGTAAATTTACAAGATTTTTTAAAGAAAGATAG
- a CDS encoding chemotaxis protein CheC, translating into MSFIDRIKPYHLDVLKEVGNIGAGNAATALSKLLNKVIDMKVPSVRVVSFQEITELVGGADKIVAAIFLRIEGEAPGSMFFMVPIDEAEELIRQLIGNDQFQLQEPPFMEIGVSALQEVGNILAGSYLSSFSDFTNLNLQPSVPALSIDLAGAILSYGLIELSQVGDYAIVIDTKITELDGNSQQSTGHFFLLPDPDSFDKIFKSLGVGIDE; encoded by the coding sequence ATGAGTTTTATTGATAGAATTAAACCTTATCATCTAGATGTACTAAAAGAAGTGGGGAACATAGGTGCTGGAAATGCAGCGACAGCACTATCTAAACTCTTAAATAAAGTAATAGATATGAAAGTACCATCAGTTCGTGTTGTTTCATTTCAGGAAATTACTGAACTTGTTGGTGGGGCTGATAAAATTGTAGCAGCAATTTTTTTACGTATAGAGGGTGAAGCTCCTGGTAGTATGTTTTTTATGGTTCCTATTGATGAAGCAGAAGAGTTAATACGTCAATTAATTGGAAATGATCAATTCCAACTACAGGAACCACCTTTTATGGAAATTGGAGTATCAGCATTACAAGAAGTAGGGAATATCTTGGCAGGTTCATACTTATCTTCATTTTCAGACTTTACAAACTTAAACCTACAGCCTTCAGTACCTGCTTTAAGTATTGATCTTGCTGGAGCAATTTTAAGCTATGGTCTTATTGAGCTTTCACAAGTTGGAGATTACGCAATTGTTATCGATACAAAAATTACTGAATTAGATGGCAACAGTCAACAATCAACAGGTCACTTCTTCTTATTACCAGATCCCGATTCTTTCGATAAAATATTTAAGTCATTAGGAGTAGGGATCGATGAATGA
- a CDS encoding protein-glutamate methylesterase/protein-glutamine glutaminase, with protein MRKVISDMLNQEECISVVGTARNGQDAIDKIKVLQPHVITLDVEMPVMDGLETLKIIMVENPLPVVMVSSTTVDGAKNTLLAIEYGAVDFVAKTSGAISLDLHKVKEELVEKVILASSVKMQNVFPNKNKPLQNIIKSKTQEEMTKSPLSLTKKIVAIGTSTGGPKALQQVLTKLPKSLQAPIVIVQHMPAGFTNSLANRLNTLSDIAVKEAVDGEILKNGVAYIAPGGFHLTIVKMGASMVIHIDKSPPRKGHRPSVDVMFESLSLVRDFKMIAVIMTGMGADGTEGLMKLKSKTNCYAIAESEETAIVYGMPKSAINTNSVDEVVPLQNIAKSIINKCLN; from the coding sequence ATGAGAAAAGTAATTAGTGACATGTTAAATCAAGAAGAATGTATTTCAGTTGTCGGCACTGCGAGAAATGGTCAAGATGCAATTGATAAAATTAAAGTGCTACAGCCTCATGTAATTACCCTCGATGTAGAAATGCCTGTTATGGATGGTCTTGAAACGTTAAAAATAATCATGGTAGAAAATCCTCTTCCAGTTGTTATGGTTAGTAGTACAACAGTTGATGGTGCAAAAAATACACTATTAGCTATTGAATATGGTGCAGTTGACTTTGTAGCTAAGACCTCAGGTGCAATTTCTTTAGATTTACACAAAGTGAAGGAAGAATTAGTAGAAAAAGTTATTTTGGCTTCATCAGTTAAAATGCAAAACGTTTTTCCTAATAAAAATAAACCTCTTCAAAATATTATTAAATCTAAAACGCAAGAAGAAATGACGAAAAGCCCGTTATCTTTAACAAAAAAAATTGTCGCAATTGGAACTTCTACTGGTGGTCCGAAAGCATTACAGCAAGTGTTAACAAAGCTTCCAAAATCATTACAAGCACCAATTGTGATTGTTCAGCATATGCCAGCTGGATTTACTAATTCTTTAGCTAATAGATTAAACACTCTTTCTGATATAGCAGTGAAGGAAGCTGTAGACGGTGAAATATTAAAAAATGGTGTTGCCTATATTGCACCAGGTGGGTTTCATCTTACTATAGTAAAGATGGGGGCTTCTATGGTAATACACATTGATAAAAGCCCTCCAAGAAAAGGTCATCGACCATCAGTTGATGTGATGTTTGAGTCTTTATCGCTCGTAAGAGATTTTAAAATGATTGCTGTCATCATGACTGGTATGGGGGCTGATGGTACAGAGGGGCTAATGAAGTTAAAAAGTAAAACAAATTGCTATGCGATTGCTGAATCTGAAGAAACAGCGATTGTTTATGGTATGCCAAAATCAGCAATCAATACAAACTCAGTGGACGAAGTAGTGCCTCTTCAAAATATAGCCAAAAGTATTATAAATAAGTGTTTAAACTAG